In the genome of Microtus pennsylvanicus isolate mMicPen1 chromosome X, mMicPen1.hap1, whole genome shotgun sequence, the window TCCATCTACTTTTTCAAAGTTAGTCTTAGGTGGGGGAGTGACAGAGGAAAACGAAGAGGGGGGCAAGAGTATGGTGGAGaatggggggaggaagagagaagagtgatgagagtggagggaggagggaggagggtaaggAGGAGtgcagaacagagagagaggctTAGAGTGAGGAGTTCTAAAGCAGGGCAGGAGAGCTGAGTTAGgaaaagagcagagggaggaaaagaagaagacagaaagtaggcaaaaggaagagagttgagAGAAGAAGACAGCacaaggaggagaggatggagaaggGCAGTGTGGAAGGAagagcccagaagcaaaagggaaATGGGGAAGAGAAGCTGTGGGATTGTAagagggcaggggcaggcagggggaagagcagagagatgcGGGAGTAGAGGGCAGAAGAAGGAGAacaacagaggaagagtggagagagacagaggagggctGAGGGAAGCCAGcaaagagagaggagcagaggaggtcAGAGGGCTGAGTCCATAGTGAAGGCCAAGAGAAGACCAGAGGGAGCAGatgagaggagggcagaggactAAGGGAAGAGggatgagagaggaggagaacagaggggaatgggaggcaagatgggagcagagagagtggagggaataggactggggggggggacaagagtagaagtagaggagaaagaggaagacagactGAATAGAAGAAGAAACAGTGCTGAGGTCAAAGGGGatcaggagctggagaaggaCTGAGATGAAGGAGGAAAGACAAGGGAGCAGAAGGATGAGGAAGGCAAAGACATGGAAGAGGgcaaagggaggaagaaatgagagggaagagggaaggaacgCTGACAGAATATGGTAGTGgaacaggagggaggaaaggggagccaAGTTAAGAGAATGGAGTGAGATGAGGACAGAATAGGACGGCGGGTCGAGGTAGGAGGGCACAGGATgttggtgggaggagggaagagagtaaAAAGGGGAGatcagaaagaggagaaaaagggtgcagagggcagagaggggagggaggagaagagtagagagaaaaggagagagaagcagtctaaagacagaagaggaaggtTGTCTGAGGAAGGGGAACAGAGGGAAGACTGCCttagaaggggaggaaaggaaggtaaTAGGTTGCAGAAAGAAGGTGGACGAAGAAAAATATAAGAGTGACAAGAGAGGAgaccaaagaagagaaagtagaaagagcAGGAACAAGGTGAGAGCTTGGCGGTGGTCTGAGGGAATAGGGGCGAAGGAAGTGGGCCCAAAAAGGTGAAAATAGAAAGAGCAGAAGGAGTGTCAAAGTATAAGAGATCAAAGGGAGGAGTGAACAGGAAGACCAGACTGAAGGCTGGGGAAAGAGGACACAAGGAAGAGGAggtcagagggaggaagggatgggcatatggaagggaaaaggagaggtgagTAGAGAAAGGAGCCTGGAAGAGATGTGAGTGGTAGGAAATTGTGGGAAGAGAGGTAGACATCAAAAGGAGAAGCAGTgaaggaggtggggagagcaaggggaagggagaagatcCCAGAAAAAGGAGGAGAGTCCATGGAGGAGAAGTTGGATGAGGTCAcaggggagagggcagagggaggacaACAGATCagttggaggaggagagggaggagtgcaGAGAGGTGAGTGTGATATCATAATCAGggtgggcagagtcaggagggcaGGGTCAGCAGGAACACCACGGGGGGAGGTCAGTCCACAGAAGAAgacagcagagggcagaggacaaacaggtaagggagggagaaagcccaggtaagagggaaaggaaggcaagaggagagggaaaggaggtgCAGAATGGAAGAGACCAGGGGGCGAAGAAAGGAGAGCCAAGGGCGTAGAGGAAAAGAACAGGGCTGACAGAGGACCAGCGTGCTGAGAGTTTAgagcagaaggaaagggaatCAGGAGGAGATGAAATTACAGGAAGAGTAGGAGCAGTGTGGAGATCCAAGAGAAGAGAGTGAAGAGTAGGCAAGAGGGCTAAGGACAAAAATCAGAAATCAGAGCAGAGAATAAAGCAACAGTGGTAGAGGGAGAGGCGACCAGAGGGAGGTGGTCAGAGGCTCGAGGGGGAGAGAATAGTGTGAAGGGAGATGGAGATCAAGAGGAGGATGGAGATCAAAGGGCATtgagaaggaagaacaggaatGAAGGAGTAGGAGAGCCCTAGGAGGGCAGGGGACTTCTGAAGGGGAGAGAATTCTaatgagggagaggggagagacttccagagggaggaagagatcaaaagaaaaaaggagagagatggaggcagaaagcagagagaggagggtaGTGGGAGTGCAGAGCTGAGTGTGATGTCATAATCAGCATGGGCGGAGTCAGGAGAGCAGGGTCAGCAGGAGCACAGGGGGAGGTTGGTCTAGAGGTGGAGAAGGCAAAGGGCACAGGGCAGACAGCTAAGGGAGGAAGAAAACCCAGGTAAGCCGGAAAGGAGGGCAGTAGTAGAGGGAAAGAAGGTGGGGTGCAGTAGAGGTCAGACACAGGAGATAAAGAAAGGTAATGGGCATGAAGAACAGGGTTGAGGGAGGAGACACTAGAGGTAGGTAAGGAAGGAAGAGTGTGGATGGAGGCCTAAGAACAGAGAGGAGTGGAAGAAGAGCGAGAAGATCAGAGGGAAGAAGGGTAGAagtggagagaaggaagatgtTGGCGGGAAAGGTGATTAGAGTGAGGAGGTCAGGTTGGAGGATGTAGGAAATGTTGTGAAGAGAGATGTCCATCATAGGGAGAGGTGAAATGAGTGTGGGGggcagaggaaaaagagaagagccAGGGGTGGCTACCCAGGGATGGTTGGGCATAGAGGGAGGAGGGTGGTGGGCGAAAAGGAAGGAGTGCAGAGGGCAAAGCGTGATGGCAAATCAGGGTGGGTGAAgtcagaaggagaaggggagtcactacagagggcagagggcagagggaagatagggaaggaagaaacctcagggagggagggggaaagagggcaCTGGGGTTAGGAAGAGATCGTAGGGTGAAGAAGGAGCAGGTAAAGAGCAAAGATGGTAaaactgagggaggaaggggaaagaaagcaaGGGGCAAGAGCAGGGAGGAGTGTTGAGATCCAAGAGCACAGTTGGAGTGGATCAGAGGGCTGTAGAGAGATGCACAGGCAGGGAAAGAGAGCAAGTATGGGTAGAAGGAAAAATGGTGGAGGccgaaggtcagaagaggtcagagTGTGCAGCAAATTGTGTGACGGGAGACATGAAAGGGAGGAAAGGTGAAATGTGTGGAGACCCGAGGGTAGAGAGCAGAGCCCAGAGGAAGGAGCACAGTTTAAGTAGGAGAGGATgatgggagcaggaggagggcagcagaggaggaAAGCAGGGAGGAGTGCAGACCTGACTGTGGTGTCATAATCAGGGTGGGCGGAGTCAGGAGGGCAGGGTCAGCAGGCGCACAGGGGAAGGTCAGTCCAGATGAGGAAGCAGACAGCAAAGGGCACCGGGCAAacagctgagggaggaggaagaaagcccaggtaagagggaaaggagggcaggaggaaagggaaaggatgtGCGGAATGGAAAGACCAGAGGGCAAAAAAAGGATAGCCAAGggcatagaggaagaaagaacagcacacaggagcagTGGAAGCTTGAGGGGCCAGGAGGAGTGTTTGAGAGGTCAAGAGAACCGAAGTCAGCaggaagagggcagagagaggagatgatcagaaagagggaagagaagggctgtggaagcagaaggaaaatggTTAGTGGGAGAGATCATCGGTGAAGTCAGAGGTTGGAGGATTAGGATATTATGGAAAGAGAGATGGACatcaaagggaggagagaagaaagtggaGCGCAGAGGGAGGAGTTGCGTCTGGGAAAGAGTCTCCagagggatgggggggggggaagatggagaagagcaAGGGCAGAGACCTGTGAGCAGAATGTAATGTGATAATTAGGATGGGTGCAGTCAgtagggtgggggcaggaggagaaaACTCAGAAGTGAGAGagcagaaggcaggaaggcagggtggaagagcagagggaagaagaaacCAGAGATAGAAGGGGGAAGGAAGCCAAGGGGGCAAAGAGGAGAGTGCTGAGTATGCATCAGAGGAAGGTTGAAGAggtaggggagaaggaggagaggccaGGGGGTAGACATAgagtgaagaaaggagggagaagttTGGAGAGCTAAGAACAGAGGGAAGATGGCACACGAATGGcctcagagggaggaaaggaaaaggaagaaggttGGAGGGAAAGCATAGAAAAGAGGTTGGGGGacgtggagggaggagggaattgTGTTAAGGGAATAGAGATCAAAAGGAGGAAAAGTCAAATgaatgtggagggcagagggaagagagcagaTCCCAGGGAGGAGCACTGTCCAGGGAGGAGAGGACGGGGTgagggcagagggaggacagCAGATCAGAGGAGAGGAAGGTGTGCAGAGAGCTGAGTGTGATGTCATAAGCAGggtgggcagagtcaggagggcaGGGTCAACAGGAGCACAGCGGGAGGTCAGTCCAGATGAAGAGAGGGCACAGGACACAGGGCAAACAgctaagggaggaagaaagaccaggtaagaaggaaaggggggcaggaggagagggaaaggaggtgCAGAATGAAAAAGACCAGAGGGCAAAGGAGAGCCAAGGGCATAGAGGAAAAGAATAGGGCTGAAGAGGAAAGTTAGAAGGTTtgaggaggaggggcagaagtAATAGGTGCCAGGACATATGGAAATGATAGagggaagagagcagggaggagTGTGGAGGGCTATGAATAAAAGAGGACTCAGGGAATAGGAGATCAGAGGGAGAAAAGCTTGAGTGGAGGAAAGAAGAGATCAAAGGGAGGAGACAGTAACTGGAGGGTAGAGAGATGAGGAGCTGGAGTTCGGGAGTGTGATGTCCTAATCGGGGAGGGTGGTGTCAGGAAGCTGGGATTAGGAGAAACAGTACAGTAGAGTACACAGGGAAGctagcagagggaggaagaaaagggagggaaggtggaAGTAGAGGGGTAGATAGAAGGTAGAGTTTAATAGAGAATGGAGGAGGATAAATGGCATAGAGAAGGAAGAAGCCGGAGGAAGAGGAATGCAGCGGGAGACAAGATAGGAATGTAGAGgggaaatgaaggcagagagCAGATTTATGAGATGCTTAGGAGATTCAAGGGTGTGCAAGAATGGGGTATGGTGACCTAAGAGCAGGAGTGGACAGATcagagggaggagggcagaggaggttGGAGGGGGTAGGAGATTGTGGGAAAGTAGATGGAGAAAAATGTGGAGGAAGAACAGGGATGAAGGAGTAGGAGAGCAGGAAGGTAGAGGACTTCTGAAGGAGAGAGTAGTGTTGACATAGTGAAGTCCGGAGGGTAGGATGTAGGGGGAGGAAGACAGTTTTTGGAGGATGGGGAGGGCTGATTGCAGAAGAAGGATGGTAGAGGGAAGAAACCAAGGAGTGAGGAGCCAGGAGAGCAGGTGATGTCATAAGTGCAGAGGGTGGAGTTATGAAGGTGGGTTAGGAAGAGGGAGTTAAGGACAGAGAACCAGAGAacggggtggtggtgggggagggcagaggacagaagaaacaAAGAGGTGGTGTTAAGAGAGCGAGGCAGGTAGAAGGCGACCAGCTTCAAGAGGGCAGGTTGAAGATAAGaccaggaggaggaagggtgattGGGTATGGCAATGATGTAATCGTAAGTTGTCTCACTGCTTGTTCAAAGAAAAGAATCTGATGAAACAACATGCTTGTCTTGTAACTGCTGACAACCTGAAGGCAAGAAACTGGTGCCTTCACCTCTCCAAAGGTGTGATTAACAGATGGTGGAAAAGCTTAGGATAGTGTTTAACAACTTGGAATGGACTGGTAAGAGTGGTGGATGCTTAAAGCAGGGTTATAGAAGCATCTTTCTACACTtcacttctttattaacaaaaatCCATCATGTCGCTTAATGAAGACAAGGTTGAACAATATCTAAGTCAACCAGAGACAATTTCTGAGTTCATCTATGTAATTCTGacatcattaaacaaaatagTGAGTCGAGTAAATGATCTTGATAAACACACTGAAGACTTATTCGGAAAATTAGATGAAGAGATTCATAGCATCTCCTTTAAACTTCAAAATTTACAAGAAAATATAATCCAGCTAACTGAAGTTATTGCTCACAAAGTTCCAAATGAAGTGTTATCCATGGAAGTGTGGAAGTCAAGGAAGACTCTTCCAAATATAACTATTGAAACCCAGCAAGTGTACTCCTGTACATCATTACCTGTTAACATCTTTGAAAGAAATGACACTAATACAGCAATACCACTTCTTACATTACCTACATACTACCAAAATGACATGGAAGATTCAAGTTCTTCTGACGGTTCATTCCACTCATGTTTATATTCTTCCAAATTTGTACAAGAAATCGTACCTGAGAATAaagaacaagcaagcaagaaataCATACAGAAGAATCTAGACCATGTTAGTGGAACCAAAACTAAGCTACAGGGTCAACTGGTGGAAGAACGTATTTCTGTGGATCGCATTCCAGCCTCTGGTTGTGCAGTATCTTATTCATATTTAGATCAATCTAAAGGTGGCTCTTCGTTATACATTTTTCCACTGAATAAAAGCAAGCCTCAAGAAAAATCTGCAGCGAGCAACTTACCTGGTGAGCAAGAATATCTACGTTATGATTTTGAGCATATGAGCCAGTCACGTCCTCGTGTCCTTTATGGAACTGGTAAGGGGGACGTGATGCTCAGCCAGCCACCATCGCTAATTAATCGCAAAAAAAGAGATATATTTGTCAACCCTCTTGCACCAGAAGCACCACCATTGCCTTCTGATTTGCTGATCCGCCTTGCCAGTTCTAAAAGACCATCTGCTCCCAGGATTGTTAGCTCGCCAGTAACATCTTCATTCGTTGTTTTGGAAACTACAACATCTGCTTGCTTAAAGGCCACTTCTAAAATACATCTAAAGATGCCACCTGAATTCACTTCAACACCAGCATCTCATGAATGTTTGGAACTGCAACCAGGTGGTCTAAGTCCACAGAGTCAAGATAAGATGATCACTTCACTTTTATCTCCTTCAGTAATTGCATTAAATAAGTCATGGGATTCCGCTTTAGATCTCATTGACTCTGCTATAGCCATGCAATCAAAATATTCCATTTGTCAACCCGTGAAGTCTTTTCCAAAATCACCAGAAACTGCAAAATCATCACCAGCATCTGCATCAAAATTAAGCTCTGCAAGTGGACCACTACCACAAAACCAAGTCTCAAATACATCAGGTTCTTCGAGTGCCCAATTACCAAGATCTTGCAGGGTACCACGCTCTGTTTCAGTACCTGCCTCatcaaaccaaaaaaaccagATGTCTTCAAATTTATCACCATCACCAAAACGTTCAGTGAGCCACTTAACAAAACTTATTGAAGCACAGTCAAAATTACACATGGCAAATACCAAAGGACATTTGTATTCACCACCACCGCAGCTATCATTTTTAACCTCAACAAAAGTTACCACTCTACAGTCATCACTGCCTTCGATGAAATCAACACCTGCTTCAAGCCATAGATCTCTTGCAATAACTCAGCCTGTAAATCCAAATCCTGGAAACCAAAATCCTTCATCAGTCCTACCAATGATGGGCAAAGCAAGGAACGCACTGATGGAAGCCATAAGAGCAGGCGTTAAACTACGCAAAATTCATAAAGAGAGACCAAGTGCTGAATTACATGGAAATGAAGCAAATATGATCCGGGACCGTCGTAAAGCAATGGGGTATAATTCCGGAAAATCGGATAGCGAAAGTGAATGGGTTTAATAAGCAAACATAAGCAAATAAACCCATCAAAGTAAAAACtagtatttgttttgttctattacATCTAAGTCATTTCTAATGTTCTAATTTCCCCCCTTGAATTAGAACCCCTACCttataactacacacacacacacacacacacaaacacacacacacagagagagagagagagagagcgtccAAAGCTTGCATACAaagctttaatatttaaaataatggatTTTAGTGCAAAAGAAGTTAGCTGGGGAGTTTACAGATTCAGAAGGTGAGTCCATGATCATCGTGGTAAGCAGAATGGCATCAAGCAGGTAGGcatggagcagtagctgagagcttacatatgATCCATAGCTATTGGCAGACAGAGACTCTGGActtagcatgggcttttgaaacctcagttCCCATCCTAATGACAtacctccaacaagggcacacttcctaatccttagctaaacagtccaccaactagaaatatataaacttatggggtcattctcatt includes:
- the LOC142841586 gene encoding uncharacterized protein LOC142841586 yields the protein MSLNEDKVEQYLSQPETISEFIYVILTSLNKIVSRVNDLDKHTEDLFGKLDEEIHSISFKLQNLQENIIQLTEVIAHKVPNEVLSMEVWKSRKTLPNITIETQQVYSCTSLPVNIFERNDTNTAIPLLTLPTYYQNDMEDSSSSDGSFHSCLYSSKFVQEIVPENKEQASKKYIQKNLDHVSGTKTKLQGQLVEERISVDRIPASGCAVSYSYLDQSKGGSSLYIFPLNKSKPQEKSAASNLPGEQEYLRYDFEHMSQSRPRVLYGTGKGDVMLSQPPSLINRKKRDIFVNPLAPEAPPLPSDLLIRLASSKRPSAPRIVSSPVTSSFVVLETTTSACLKATSKIHLKMPPEFTSTPASHECLELQPGGLSPQSQDKMITSLLSPSVIALNKSWDSALDLIDSAIAMQSKYSICQPVKSFPKSPETAKSSPASASKLSSASGPLPQNQVSNTSGSSSAQLPRSCRVPRSVSVPASSNQKNQMSSNLSPSPKRSVSHLTKLIEAQSKLHMANTKGHLYSPPPQLSFLTSTKVTTLQSSLPSMKSTPASSHRSLAITQPVNPNPGNQNPSSVLPMMGKARNALMEAIRAGVKLRKIHKERPSAELHGNEANMIRDRRKAMGYNSGKSDSESEWV